The genomic stretch AGGAATCCTGGACACTGGACAGCGGCAGAGGGTGCGATGTGTGCCAAATAAGAGAGGCATCCACTCTGGTCTGGACCCAGGAGACGgcggaaagaaagagggaagtggggagaagggcactgcccgccccccccccccaggctTTTCCTCTTGGCGCTTTGGCCCCAGAAAGGGGCCAAAGTTGAAGGGTGCAATCAGGGTACAGACTTCCCTTAACTGGGCACATGGGGCTCTGGGAGGCAGCTATGCCTCCCCCTTCCTGGAGCACAGTCCCCTCAACAACTGTCCCTCAACTCCCGTGAGGTCGGGCAGGGGCTCTCCAGCTCCAGTGTGGCCTCATGGAGGAAAGCGATCAGACCCGCCGAGGGGGCAAGGTGACGAAAAGACAAAGGCCAGCGGTCAGGTGCTGGCCACATGGAGGACAGAGCCACTTCATGATCGGCGGTCAGCAGTGGTGATTCAGTtgatgggctgcagcctgcaggAATAGAGGGAGTCAGCCGGAAACCTGGCGGGAGGTGGACCAGGGGCATCACCCTGCGGCCAGCTGCACATGCCCAAGGACCAGCGAGGGGGTCGTGAAGTCACAAGAATTACATCCTACTTCCTGTACTAAGATGCCCTCTTGGAGGGAGGAGGCTGAGAGAAGGGACCTTCTCATCCAATGGGATGCAGGCTACCTACCTGTAGAGGCTGTTTAGATAAATAGGATCAGACAGACCAGGGCTGAAAGCTTCCACCTGCCTTCTGATCAGAAGATCCtccctgaacaacaacaacaacaaaattacttCATCTTCCCAACTGAGTCGCATGGTGAGGTCTTGGACAGGACAGTCAGTGGGGAGGCTTGGAGGGTGGGAAAGAGATGGGATGCAAAAAGATGAGAGATCCCCACAGGATGAGATGCAAACAGCCTTCTGGGCTCCCAACCGCCAGCCAGCCAGGCAGGCTGGTGTCCAGGGTCCGGAGCCCTTAGACCCCCGggtcagtggtggtggtggaggagggcgTCTCCCTCCTCTCCAGCTCCGGCTCCTCCCTCAGCGCCCTGCGCAGCACGGCCCCCAGGGGCTCCCGCAGACCCCGGCTCTTCCGCCTGCCCACCAGGAAGTAGATGACCGGGTTAGCGCTGCTGTTCACCGCCGAGGAGAGGCGGGCAAGTAGGCTGAAGAGAGTCTTCGTCTGCTGGGGCAGGTCCAACCAGGAGATGAGGAACCAATGGATGCCGAGGGGCAGGGCGAAGACGAGGAACACCAAGACGCAGACCAGGATGGTTAGGTACAGCCGCGTGGGCGGCCGGTGGGTCGCGGTGGAACTCCTCTGCACCCGCACACAGAGGATGAGGCCGGACCCGGCCATCAGGGGCGTGAAGACCCCCATGAGGAGGATGCTGATGACCAAGTCCATCCTGAAGCACAGCAGCTTGTCCCAGCCCAAGAAATCACTGCAGAAGAATGCGGCCAGCGTGTTCAGCAGGAGGGACAGCGCCCAGAGCAGGGTGCACACCACGGCCGACAGGTGCTGGGGCCGGTGACACTTGTACCAGATGGGAAAGAGGACGGAGAGGCAGCGCTGCATGCTGATGGCGGTCAGCAGGCTCAGGCCGGCCATGTAGGTGAAGTATTTCCCCCTGCTCACTATCTCTAGGGCCATGTGGCCTGTGCTGTCCAGCTGGAAGCAATTCAGGATGACCTTGGAGGCCatgcagaggaggaagaggaggtccGCCACGCCCAAGTGGAGGACGTAGACACTGAaagggctcctctgcccctgggagccCAGCAACCAGACCACCAGGCCATTGCCCACAAAGCCACCCACACAGGTGAACAGGACCATTGCACTCAGCACCCAGTGGGCCGTGCCCAGCTCCTCCACCTCGGGACTGCTCTCTACCAGGGCCGGGGCCTGGAGCAGAGTATAGTTCATCCTGTGGAAGGGAGATGGACCAGTGTGAGATTTTGCATTGCTTAGCGCCCCCTACCCCGATTTTCTTTCTGCAACAGACTACAGTTGCTCCCCGTGGCTCCCACCCTGCCTGGATCTGCCGGCGAGTCCACCACTGCAGACTCAGAGTTATTAGGGATGCCTTTTGTCAAGCTAAAAGGGTCTCTTCTATCTTGAGTTTAGGTTCCTTTTCATCATGAAGAGATAAATTGACTTTTATCAAAggcttttctacatctattgatagtcgttttttttttcacacataaTCTTCAAATTCTGTGAACTAAAGTTTTTTTAAACTGGACCTCAGGTACGAAGAATAGTTTAATTACATGCTGGCTTTATGGCACACCAGGATCATCCAGCCattgaaaaacaaatacaatcctttatttatttctctttcccccttcagtccaccctcccctcccctgccccaactCGCATCTGTTCTAACCTGTTTAACCTACATCCTTGGAC from Budorcas taxicolor isolate Tak-1 chromosome 25, Takin1.1, whole genome shotgun sequence encodes the following:
- the LOC128068592 gene encoding mas-related G-protein coupled receptor member D-like; its protein translation is MNYTLLQAPALVESSPEVEELGTAHWVLSAMVLFTCVGGFVGNGLVVWLLGSQGQRSPFSVYVLHLGVADLLFLLCMASKVILNCFQLDSTGHMALEIVSRGKYFTYMAGLSLLTAISMQRCLSVLFPIWYKCHRPQHLSAVVCTLLWALSLLLNTLAAFFCSDFLGWDKLLCFRMDLVISILLMGVFTPLMAGSGLILCVRVQRSSTATHRPPTRLYLTILVCVLVFLVFALPLGIHWFLISWLDLPQQTKTLFSLLARLSSAVNSSANPVIYFLVGRRKSRGLREPLGAVLRRALREEPELERRETPSSTTTTDPGV